A DNA window from Streptomyces sp. CA-278952 contains the following coding sequences:
- a CDS encoding MDR family MFS transporter, translating to MAQQLSPSPPAPGEGQSHRSVLVAIGALLLGMLLAALDQTIVSTALPTIVSELGGLDHLSWVVTAYLLAATAATPLWGKLGDQYGRKKLFQTAIVIFLIGSALCGVAQNMPQLIGFRALQGLGGGGLMVLSMAIVGDLVTPRERGKYQGLFGAVFGVTSVLGPLLGGFFTEHLSWRWVFYINLPIGVVALVVIAAVLHIPVRREKHTIDYLGTFLIAAVATALVLVASLGGTTWAWSSPQIIGLAVLAVVLLVAFIAVERRAAEPVLPLQLFRIRTFALVAVISFVIGFAMFGAMTYLPTFLQVVHDITPTMSGVHMLPMVFGLLITSTGSGQIVSRTGRWKVFPVLGTAITAVGLLLLHQLDENSSTWLMSAFFFVFGAGLGLVMQVLVLVAQNSVSYQDLGVATSGVTFFRSIGSAFGVAIFGTIFANRLTGQLTGALAGQSLPPGVDAGRLAADPRAIGQLPADLRPSVLGAYSTSITDVFLYAVPVVLLAFVLAWFLREDKLRGSVTAPDTSQTLASNPVERSSYDECARALSVLATREGRREIYEKITARAGYDLLPAASWLLLRIKRHGTVEPARLAETAPVPLHVITDAARQVEERGLARREGLQMILTDTGAEAVVRLSQAREDSLAELLGDWWGPERPTDLVRLVSELTAEVSGSTRERPHTPQPPRDHEAHLRQDEREAHERRFDEREGHDRRPDDHEGHDRPTR from the coding sequence ATGGCCCAGCAGCTGAGCCCGTCACCCCCGGCGCCCGGTGAGGGACAGTCCCACCGGAGCGTCCTGGTGGCGATCGGAGCGCTGCTCCTCGGCATGCTGCTCGCGGCACTCGATCAGACCATCGTCTCCACGGCGCTCCCGACGATCGTCAGTGAGCTCGGCGGCCTCGACCACCTGTCCTGGGTGGTGACCGCCTACCTGTTGGCGGCCACCGCAGCGACCCCGCTGTGGGGCAAGCTCGGCGACCAGTACGGCCGCAAGAAGCTCTTCCAGACCGCGATCGTGATCTTCCTGATCGGCTCCGCCCTCTGCGGGGTCGCCCAGAACATGCCCCAGCTGATCGGTTTCCGGGCCCTCCAGGGACTCGGCGGCGGCGGGCTCATGGTGCTGTCGATGGCGATCGTCGGCGACCTCGTCACACCGCGCGAACGCGGCAAGTACCAAGGGCTCTTCGGCGCGGTCTTCGGCGTCACGAGCGTCCTCGGGCCCCTCCTCGGCGGCTTCTTCACCGAACACCTCAGCTGGCGCTGGGTCTTCTACATCAACCTGCCGATCGGCGTCGTCGCGCTGGTCGTCATCGCGGCCGTCCTGCACATCCCGGTCCGCCGCGAGAAGCACACCATCGACTACCTCGGCACCTTCCTCATCGCGGCCGTCGCCACCGCCCTGGTACTCGTCGCCTCCCTCGGCGGTACGACCTGGGCCTGGAGCTCCCCGCAGATCATCGGGCTCGCGGTGCTCGCCGTCGTGCTGCTCGTGGCCTTCATCGCCGTCGAGCGGCGCGCGGCCGAACCCGTACTGCCGCTACAGCTCTTCCGGATCAGGACCTTCGCCCTCGTCGCCGTGATCAGCTTCGTCATCGGCTTCGCCATGTTCGGCGCGATGACCTACCTGCCGACCTTCCTCCAGGTGGTGCACGACATCACCCCGACGATGTCCGGCGTGCACATGCTGCCGATGGTGTTCGGCCTGCTGATCACCTCGACCGGCTCCGGCCAGATCGTCAGCCGCACCGGCCGCTGGAAGGTCTTCCCGGTCCTGGGAACCGCCATCACCGCCGTCGGGCTGCTGCTGCTCCACCAGCTCGACGAGAACAGCTCCACCTGGCTGATGAGCGCCTTCTTCTTCGTCTTCGGCGCCGGTCTCGGCCTGGTGATGCAGGTCCTCGTCCTGGTCGCCCAGAACTCCGTCTCCTACCAGGACCTCGGTGTCGCCACCTCCGGCGTGACGTTCTTCCGGTCCATCGGCTCCGCGTTCGGCGTGGCCATCTTCGGGACCATCTTCGCCAACCGGCTGACCGGGCAGCTCACGGGCGCGCTTGCGGGGCAGTCGCTGCCGCCCGGTGTCGACGCGGGGCGGCTGGCCGCCGACCCCCGGGCCATCGGGCAGCTCCCGGCCGACCTGCGGCCCTCCGTCCTCGGCGCGTACTCCACCTCCATCACGGACGTCTTCCTGTACGCCGTCCCGGTGGTCCTCCTGGCCTTCGTCCTCGCCTGGTTCCTCCGTGAGGACAAGCTCCGGGGCTCGGTTACCGCCCCCGACACCAGTCAGACACTCGCCTCCAACCCCGTCGAGCGCTCCTCGTACGACGAGTGCGCCCGCGCCCTGTCGGTGCTCGCGACCCGGGAGGGCCGCCGTGAGATCTACGAGAAGATCACCGCGCGGGCGGGGTACGACCTGCTGCCCGCCGCCAGCTGGCTGCTCCTGCGGATCAAGCGGCACGGCACTGTCGAACCCGCCCGGCTCGCCGAGACGGCACCCGTACCCCTGCACGTGATCACCGATGCGGCCCGGCAGGTCGAGGAACGCGGACTGGCCCGCCGGGAGGGTCTGCAGATGATCCTCACCGACACCGGGGCCGAGGCCGTCGTCCGGCTCTCGCAGGCCCGCGAGGACTCCCTCGCCGAACTCCTCGGCGACTGGTGGGGCCCCGAGCGCCCCACCGACCTGGTCAGACTCGTCAGCGAACTGACCGCCGAGGTCAGCGGCTCGACCAGGGAGCGCCCCCACACCCCGCAGCCGCCCCGCGACCACGAGGCCCACCTGCGCCAGGACGAGCGCGAGGCCCACGAACGGCGCTTCGACGAGCGCGAGGGCCACGACCGGCGGCCCGATGACCATGAGGGCCACGATCGGCCGACCCGATGA
- a CDS encoding GNAT family N-acetyltransferase, whose translation MTWTVAAERFDSPDASTLRRDYYDEVASRYWQRPATAGEIDDGLDGDGADLLVPPTGQFVVGRYRSEAASCAGLVLTESAGPGTAELTRVYVRPAFRGTGGGGLLLAAVEEAARAYGVRLLRLDTRNDLVEARGLYTKHGYREVPAFHRRNQYAEHWFAKEL comes from the coding sequence ATGACCTGGACCGTGGCCGCCGAACGATTCGACTCCCCCGACGCGAGCACCCTGCGCCGTGACTACTACGACGAGGTCGCGAGCCGTTACTGGCAGCGGCCCGCCACCGCCGGGGAGATCGACGACGGGCTCGACGGCGACGGAGCCGACCTGCTCGTACCGCCGACCGGGCAGTTCGTCGTCGGCCGGTACAGGAGCGAAGCGGCGAGCTGCGCCGGGCTGGTGCTGACGGAGTCCGCGGGTCCGGGCACGGCGGAGCTGACGCGGGTGTACGTGCGCCCGGCGTTCCGGGGCACGGGCGGTGGCGGGCTGCTGCTGGCCGCGGTGGAGGAGGCGGCGAGGGCGTACGGCGTACGGCTGCTGCGGCTGGACACCCGCAATGACCTGGTCGAGGCGCGCGGGCTGTACACGAAGCACGGATATCGCGAAGTGCCGGCGTTCCACCGGCGCAATCAGTACGCGGAGCACTGGTTCGCCAAGGAGCTGTGA
- a CDS encoding serpin family protein yields the protein MTDVSATDAAIDAASTTGAASTTDAATTTGAVQSLAERWIRDGMAAGEGPGGTGTGTGFVCSPAGLWLALAAVAAGARGATAAELRALLGTADREAAPAVTAVARELARTGALGAATRVWSRVPVLPAYQEALPDVRFDPMDPAAVDAWVREATGGLIERLPLEITDATLLALVNVLALKARWEEPFEGRRTRNLLFTDAAGTVGPVPTMIKDVPSADAWTVDGTHVVELRCEREPGGGPGARVRLVLGEPGAGAGRVLPVGWAARGVGAPLDADRVTIGLPRLALRTRVPVTDHLPALGVRLATSDAADFSGLSPEPLAISAVVQEAVLKIAEEGVEAAAVAVVAMRPGAAPGPQRVHHIAFDRPFGVVVLAGFKDTPLFTAWQAQAPADPDA from the coding sequence ATGACTGATGTGTCCGCGACCGACGCCGCGATCGACGCCGCGAGCACGACCGGAGCCGCGAGCACGACCGACGCCGCGACCACGACCGGAGCCGTCCAGAGCCTCGCCGAGCGCTGGATACGGGACGGCATGGCAGCCGGAGAGGGCCCCGGCGGTACGGGGACGGGCACCGGCTTCGTGTGCTCGCCCGCCGGGCTCTGGCTCGCCCTGGCCGCCGTGGCCGCCGGTGCGCGCGGCGCGACCGCGGCCGAGCTGCGGGCCCTCCTCGGCACCGCGGACCGGGAGGCCGCGCCGGCCGTCACGGCGGTCGCCCGCGAGCTGGCCCGGACCGGGGCGCTGGGCGCGGCCACCCGGGTCTGGAGCCGGGTGCCCGTCCTTCCCGCGTACCAGGAGGCGCTGCCGGACGTCCGCTTCGACCCGATGGACCCGGCGGCCGTCGACGCCTGGGTCCGCGAGGCCACCGGAGGGCTGATCGAGCGGCTGCCGCTGGAGATCACCGACGCGACCCTGCTCGCGCTGGTCAACGTCCTGGCGCTGAAGGCCCGCTGGGAGGAGCCGTTCGAGGGACGGCGGACCCGGAACCTGCTGTTCACCGACGCGGCGGGGACGGTCGGCCCGGTGCCGACCATGATCAAGGACGTGCCGTCGGCCGACGCCTGGACGGTCGACGGTACGCACGTCGTCGAGCTGCGTTGCGAAAGGGAACCGGGCGGCGGCCCCGGGGCGCGGGTCCGCCTCGTCCTGGGGGAGCCGGGGGCCGGGGCCGGCCGGGTACTGCCCGTGGGCTGGGCGGCCCGGGGCGTGGGAGCCCCGCTGGACGCCGACCGGGTGACCATCGGGCTGCCGCGCCTCGCCCTGCGGACCCGGGTCCCCGTCACCGATCACCTGCCCGCCCTCGGCGTACGGCTGGCCACCTCCGACGCCGCCGACTTCTCCGGCCTTTCGCCGGAACCCCTCGCGATCTCCGCCGTGGTCCAGGAAGCCGTGCTGAAGATCGCCGAGGAGGGGGTGGAGGCCGCAGCCGTGGCGGTGGTCGCGATGCGGCCGGGCGCCGCCCCCGGGCCGCAGCGGGTGCACCACATCGCCTTCGACCGCCCCTTCGGCGTCGTCGTGCTGGCCGGGTTTAAGGACACCCCGCTGTTCACCGCCTGGCAGGCCCAGGCCCCCGCCGACCCGGACGCCTGA
- a CDS encoding bifunctional glycosyltransferase 87/phosphatase PAP2 family protein, whose translation MERWEGRRSVVNADHSVRGDAATDTGGGRAGLIRALLWLVVAVLAVRQVAVVLRQPSGERLLDLETWTGENGVLHVTGSLYDSGRFTGTPFAGLVLKPLTASAQEALGVAWTFGSLLLVVALGVVAARALPSPVGRRTALLAAPVAISLLMLSLPVRNTLHLGQTSILPVLLVLLACFVVREHRAAGVLVGLAAAFQPVLLLFAVLLWLTGRRQASLSAGATFALATAAAWAAAPKDSWTYWVHHPAGAGLGERPDSLANQSLHGALLRLGLEGPVEIALFLVLAAAVVVVGLRRAVRYAQDGQLLLAVAVTGCVVVAVSPTAWQHQLLWVLLAVVGKVGKRASDRLVWPSVVLLVVTLPGTMLLPNIEALFPVRDNVLLLVALGAACLAPFVPRTSPYWQHPVPTDYAKPVAARWRRVPLLPFWRRVLTRPNLLLELLLIRVVYDAYAQVRLAARAGRPLAEEHGRQIHAIEQWLHIDIEHWVNHTVVQITWLREFFDYYYSTFHFIVPLTILGVLYARRPADYRWVRSSIGFATLLALVGFWLYPLAPPRLMPGLGFIDTVHGVQDFAKPDYGTLTTVTNQYAAMPSLHFGWSLWCGVVIVMLAPRLWMKALGLLHPLFTIAAIVATANHWVLDAAGGALVVAMGFGLTYLLSGPRKLVTGHERLTGTATEPAEPPAAEASEAAKATEATGSAEATESAEVMETAESAPVPEHEPAEKVGGK comes from the coding sequence ATGGAACGGTGGGAGGGTCGGCGCAGCGTGGTGAATGCGGATCACAGTGTGCGCGGTGACGCGGCGACGGACACGGGAGGGGGGAGGGCCGGGCTGATCCGGGCCCTGCTCTGGCTGGTCGTGGCCGTGCTGGCGGTACGGCAGGTGGCGGTGGTGCTCCGGCAGCCATCGGGGGAGCGGCTCCTCGATCTGGAGACCTGGACCGGGGAGAACGGCGTCCTGCACGTGACGGGCTCGCTGTACGACAGCGGCCGGTTCACCGGCACGCCCTTCGCCGGGCTGGTCCTGAAACCTCTCACCGCGTCGGCCCAGGAGGCCCTGGGCGTGGCGTGGACGTTCGGGTCCCTGCTGCTCGTCGTCGCCCTCGGCGTCGTCGCGGCCCGGGCCCTGCCCTCGCCGGTGGGCCGCCGGACGGCCCTGCTCGCGGCCCCCGTCGCGATCAGCCTGCTCATGCTGTCGCTGCCGGTCCGCAACACCCTGCACCTGGGCCAGACCAGCATCCTGCCCGTCCTCCTGGTGCTCCTGGCCTGCTTCGTCGTCCGGGAGCACCGGGCGGCGGGCGTCCTCGTCGGTCTCGCCGCCGCCTTCCAGCCGGTGCTGCTGCTCTTCGCCGTCCTGCTCTGGCTGACCGGCAGACGGCAGGCGTCGCTGAGCGCGGGCGCGACCTTCGCCCTCGCCACGGCCGCGGCCTGGGCGGCGGCGCCGAAGGACTCGTGGACGTACTGGGTGCACCATCCCGCGGGCGCCGGACTGGGGGAGCGGCCGGACAGCCTCGCCAACCAGTCCCTGCACGGGGCGCTGCTCAGGCTCGGCCTCGAAGGCCCCGTGGAGATCGCCCTGTTCCTGGTGCTCGCCGCCGCCGTCGTGGTCGTCGGACTGCGGCGCGCGGTGCGGTACGCGCAGGACGGGCAGCTGCTCCTCGCGGTGGCCGTGACCGGCTGCGTCGTGGTCGCCGTCTCGCCGACCGCCTGGCAGCACCAGCTGCTCTGGGTGCTTCTCGCGGTCGTCGGCAAGGTCGGCAAGCGGGCCTCCGACCGGCTGGTCTGGCCGTCCGTGGTGCTGCTGGTCGTCACCCTGCCGGGCACGATGCTGCTGCCGAACATCGAGGCGCTCTTCCCGGTGCGTGACAACGTGCTGCTCCTCGTGGCGCTCGGCGCGGCCTGCCTCGCCCCGTTCGTGCCCCGCACCTCGCCGTACTGGCAGCACCCGGTCCCCACCGACTACGCGAAACCGGTCGCCGCGCGCTGGAGACGCGTGCCGCTCCTGCCGTTCTGGCGCCGGGTCCTCACCCGCCCCAACCTGCTGCTGGAACTCCTGCTCATCCGGGTCGTCTACGACGCCTACGCCCAGGTCCGCCTCGCCGCCAGGGCGGGCCGCCCGCTCGCCGAGGAACACGGCCGGCAGATCCACGCCATCGAGCAGTGGCTGCACATCGACATCGAGCACTGGGTCAACCACACGGTCGTGCAGATCACCTGGCTGCGTGAGTTCTTCGACTACTACTACTCCACCTTCCACTTCATCGTCCCGCTGACGATCCTCGGTGTGCTGTACGCGCGCCGCCCCGCCGACTACCGCTGGGTCCGTTCGTCCATCGGCTTCGCCACGCTGCTCGCGCTCGTCGGCTTCTGGCTCTATCCCCTGGCCCCGCCCCGGCTCATGCCCGGCCTCGGCTTCATCGACACCGTCCACGGGGTGCAGGACTTCGCGAAGCCCGACTACGGGACGCTGACCACCGTCACCAACCAGTACGCGGCGATGCCGTCGCTGCACTTCGGCTGGTCGCTGTGGTGCGGTGTGGTCATCGTGATGCTGGCCCCGAGGCTCTGGATGAAGGCGCTCGGCCTGCTGCACCCGCTGTTCACGATCGCCGCGATCGTGGCCACCGCCAACCACTGGGTGCTCGACGCGGCCGGCGGCGCACTCGTCGTGGCGATGGGCTTCGGGCTGACATATCTGCTGTCGGGGCCGCGGAAGCTCGTGACCGGGCACGAGCGGTTGACCGGGACGGCGACGGAACCGGCGGAGCCACCGGCGGCCGAAGCCTCCGAAGCAGCCAAGGCCACCGAAGCCACCGGATCGGCCGAAGCGACGGAATCGGCCGAGGTCATGGAGACGGCAGAATCCGCCCCCGTACCGGAGCATGAACCCGCCGAAAAAGTCGGCGGCAAGTAG
- a CDS encoding cytochrome P450, which translates to MRCPHLPDGFDFTDPDLLQARVPHPEFALMRETAPVWWCTQPRNISGFGDEGYWAVTRHADVKYVSTHPELFSSNTNTAVIRFNETISRDQIDVQKLIMLNMDPPEHTRVRQIVQRGFTPRAVRSLETALRSRARSIVETALASADADAGGSFDFVTNIAVELPLQAIAELIGVPQEDRSKIFDWSNKMAAYDDPEYAITEEVGAEAAMEIVAYSMNLAAARKECPAQDIVSQLVAAEGQGNLSSDEFGFFVILLAVAGNETTRNAISHGMHAFLTHPEQWELYKRERPKTTAEEIVRWATPVVSFQRTATEDLELGGQRIRKGERVGLFYSSANNDPEVFDGPEAFDITRDPNPHLGFGGGGPHFCLGKSLAVMEIDLIFNAIADVLPDLRLLEDPRRLRSAWLNGIKQLQVTTVAAT; encoded by the coding sequence ATGCGCTGCCCCCATCTGCCCGACGGGTTCGACTTCACCGATCCCGACCTCCTGCAAGCCCGCGTGCCCCACCCGGAGTTCGCCCTGATGCGGGAGACCGCGCCGGTCTGGTGGTGCACCCAGCCCCGCAACATCTCCGGGTTCGGCGACGAGGGCTACTGGGCCGTCACCCGTCACGCGGACGTCAAGTACGTCTCCACGCACCCCGAGTTGTTCTCCTCGAACACCAACACCGCCGTCATCCGCTTCAACGAGACGATCAGCCGCGACCAGATCGACGTCCAGAAGCTGATCATGTTGAACATGGATCCCCCGGAGCACACCCGGGTCCGCCAGATCGTCCAGCGCGGCTTCACCCCGCGCGCGGTGCGCTCCCTGGAGACGGCCCTGCGCTCCAGGGCCCGCTCCATCGTCGAGACCGCTCTGGCGTCCGCCGACGCCGACGCCGGCGGCTCCTTCGACTTCGTGACCAACATCGCGGTGGAGCTCCCGCTCCAGGCCATCGCCGAGCTCATCGGCGTACCGCAGGAGGACCGTTCGAAGATCTTCGACTGGTCCAACAAGATGGCCGCGTACGACGATCCGGAGTACGCGATCACCGAGGAGGTCGGCGCCGAGGCGGCGATGGAGATCGTGGCGTACTCGATGAACCTGGCGGCGGCCCGCAAGGAGTGCCCGGCCCAGGACATCGTGAGCCAACTCGTCGCGGCGGAGGGCCAGGGGAACCTGTCATCGGACGAGTTCGGGTTCTTCGTGATCCTGCTCGCGGTGGCCGGGAACGAGACGACCCGCAACGCGATCAGTCACGGCATGCACGCCTTCCTCACCCACCCCGAACAGTGGGAGCTCTACAAGCGGGAGCGCCCGAAGACCACGGCCGAGGAGATCGTGCGCTGGGCGACCCCGGTCGTCTCCTTCCAGCGGACCGCCACCGAGGACCTGGAGCTGGGCGGTCAGCGGATCAGGAAGGGGGAGCGGGTGGGGCTGTTCTACTCCTCGGCCAACAACGACCCCGAGGTGTTCGACGGACCGGAGGCCTTCGACATCACCCGCGACCCCAACCCGCACCTCGGGTTCGGGGGCGGCGGCCCGCACTTCTGCCTGGGCAAGTCGCTGGCCGTGATGGAGATCGACCTGATCTTCAACGCCATCGCCGACGTGCTGCCGGACCTGCGACTCCTGGAGGACCCGCGGCGGTTGCGTTCGGCCTGGCTCAACGGGATCAAGCAGCTCCAGGTGACGACGGTCGCGGCCACCTGA
- a CDS encoding steroid 3-ketoacyl-CoA thiolase: protein MAAEPVIVEAVRTPIGRRGGALANLHPAYLLGETYRELLGRTGIQADCVEQIVGGTVTHAGEQSMNPARTAWLTVGLPYETAATTVDCQCGSSQQASHMVANMVAAGVIDVGISCGVEAMSRVPLGSGSKHGPGKPWPDEWNVDLPNQFEAAERIARKRGLTRERVDALGLLSQQRAAAAWAEERFKRETYAVQVPTTEEEQAAGQGMWRLVDRDEGLRDTSMEALAGLKAVMPSAIHTAGNSSQISDGACAIMWSSKRMARALKLKPRARIVAQALVGSDPHFHLDGPIDATRAVLGKAGMTLRDIDLVEINEAFASVVLSWAQEFEADLDGLEKVNVNGGAIALGHPVGATGARLITTALHELERRDKEFALITMCAGGALATGTIIQRL from the coding sequence ATGGCCGCGGAACCCGTCATCGTCGAAGCCGTACGCACGCCCATCGGCAGGCGCGGAGGCGCACTCGCCAATCTGCACCCCGCCTATCTGCTGGGCGAGACCTACCGTGAACTTCTCGGCCGCACCGGCATCCAGGCCGACTGCGTCGAACAGATCGTCGGCGGCACCGTCACCCACGCCGGCGAGCAGTCCATGAACCCGGCCCGCACCGCCTGGCTGACCGTGGGCCTGCCGTACGAGACCGCCGCCACCACCGTCGACTGCCAGTGCGGCTCCTCGCAGCAGGCCTCCCACATGGTCGCCAACATGGTGGCCGCCGGGGTCATCGACGTGGGCATCAGCTGCGGCGTCGAGGCGATGTCCCGGGTGCCGCTGGGCAGCGGCTCCAAGCACGGCCCGGGAAAGCCCTGGCCCGACGAGTGGAACGTCGACCTGCCCAACCAGTTCGAGGCGGCCGAACGCATCGCCCGCAAGCGCGGCCTGACCCGGGAGCGGGTCGACGCGCTCGGGCTGCTCTCCCAGCAGCGGGCGGCCGCCGCCTGGGCGGAGGAGCGCTTCAAGCGCGAGACGTACGCCGTCCAGGTCCCGACCACCGAGGAGGAGCAGGCGGCCGGCCAGGGCATGTGGCGGCTCGTCGACCGGGACGAGGGGCTGCGCGACACCTCGATGGAGGCGCTCGCCGGGCTCAAGGCCGTCATGCCGAGCGCGATCCACACCGCCGGGAACTCCTCGCAGATATCGGACGGGGCCTGCGCGATCATGTGGTCCTCCAAGCGCATGGCGCGGGCCCTGAAGCTCAAGCCCCGGGCCCGGATCGTGGCCCAGGCCCTCGTCGGTTCCGACCCGCACTTCCATCTGGACGGCCCGATCGACGCGACCCGGGCGGTGCTCGGCAAGGCGGGCATGACGCTGCGGGACATCGACCTCGTCGAGATCAACGAGGCGTTCGCGTCGGTGGTGCTGAGCTGGGCGCAGGAGTTCGAGGCGGACCTCGACGGCCTGGAGAAGGTCAACGTCAACGGCGGCGCGATCGCGCTGGGCCACCCGGTCGGAGCGACGGGAGCCCGGCTGATCACCACGGCCCTGCACGAGCTGGAACGCCGCGACAAGGAGTTCGCGCTCATCACGATGTGCGCGGGAGGGGCCCTGGCGACGGGCACGATCATTCAGCGGCTGTGA
- a CDS encoding ECF transporter S component, which produces MSEKEAGVRERAARPVRLGPKSVAVLLLTGAVGVVAFGWPLLADAGSGLAHAKDAPWLFAALLPLLVAVVVATISESGMDAKAVAMLGVLAAVGAALRPLGAGTAGLEPMFFLMVLSGRVLGPGFGFVLGSVTMFASALLTGGVGPWMPFQMLSMGWFTMGAGLLPGADRLRGRAELAMLAVYGCVAAFAYGAVMNLQGWPLLTGLGSGISFDGNDPLHENLVRFLAYCAATSLGWDLGRAVLTVVLTLTLGPTLLKALRRATRRAAFDARAVFGEPEEPERQPGKQSEEQAGKQADGASPGSP; this is translated from the coding sequence ATGAGCGAGAAGGAGGCCGGCGTTCGGGAGCGGGCGGCCCGGCCGGTGCGGCTCGGGCCGAAGTCGGTCGCCGTGCTGCTGCTGACCGGGGCCGTCGGTGTCGTCGCCTTCGGGTGGCCGCTGCTGGCGGACGCCGGGTCCGGGCTCGCGCACGCGAAGGACGCGCCCTGGCTGTTCGCGGCGCTGCTGCCGCTGCTCGTCGCGGTGGTGGTGGCGACGATCTCCGAGTCCGGCATGGACGCGAAGGCCGTCGCGATGCTCGGGGTGCTGGCGGCGGTCGGGGCGGCGCTGCGCCCGCTCGGCGCCGGGACGGCGGGCCTGGAGCCGATGTTCTTCCTGATGGTGCTGAGCGGGCGGGTGCTGGGCCCCGGATTCGGCTTCGTGCTCGGTTCGGTGACCATGTTCGCCTCGGCGCTGCTGACGGGTGGGGTCGGGCCGTGGATGCCGTTCCAGATGCTGTCGATGGGCTGGTTCACCATGGGCGCGGGGCTGCTGCCGGGAGCGGACCGGCTGCGCGGGCGGGCCGAGCTGGCGATGCTGGCGGTGTACGGCTGCGTGGCGGCGTTCGCGTACGGCGCGGTGATGAACCTCCAGGGCTGGCCGCTCCTCACCGGTCTCGGTTCGGGAATCTCGTTCGACGGGAACGATCCGCTCCACGAGAACCTGGTGCGGTTCCTCGCCTACTGCGCCGCGACCTCGCTGGGCTGGGACCTGGGGCGGGCGGTGCTGACGGTGGTCCTGACCCTCACGCTCGGCCCGACGCTGCTGAAGGCGCTGCGCCGGGCCACCCGCCGCGCCGCCTTCGACGCGCGCGCCGTGTTCGGTGAGCCGGAGGAGCCCGAGAGGCAGCCCGGGAAGCAGTCCGAGGAGCAGGCCGGGAAGCAGGCCGATGGGGCTTCTCCGGGCTCACCGTGA